CTGGTAAAGAAAGCTATTTTTGAGGTCGTGAAAGATGTCAACAAAGTGGAGGAAATCTACAAAATCATTGATGCCCACAAAGAGGATTACTGATGAAGACCGAAGTGCTGCAGATTGGTTCCGTAGAAATTGAGGTCAGGTTTAAGCCAATTAAGAACCTTCACCTCAGTGTGCATCCGCCGTACGGGCATGTGACTATTTCGTCTCCGGAGATGTATGATCTGGAGAAGGTGAAGATCTATGCAGCCACCAAACTCGGCTGGATCAAAAAAGAACAGAAAAAGTTCCTGACGCAGGAACGCGAAGAACCACGTGACTTCATCACACAGGAAAGCCATTATTTTCTTGGTACCCGATACCTTCTAAAACTTATACCCGCCACAAGAAATAAAGTAGAACTTAAAGGGAAGAAACTGCTTCTATATACGATTGATCCTACTAATCCCAAACTGAACAGAAAAATATTATACACATTCTACCGTCGCGAACTTCGGAAGAAAATTTTAGAATATGTCACGATTTACAGCCAGGAAATGGAGCTCGATGTTCCTGAGTTTAAAATCCGCACTATGAAAACCAAGTGGGGCAGCTGCGCCACCGATTCCGGAAGACTTTGGTTCAATATCGAACTTGCCAAGAAGCCTCTGGATTGTATTGAATACATCGTAGTGCACGAGATGGTGCATCTGATAGAACGAAATCACAATAAGCGT
This DNA window, taken from Chryseobacterium sp. 6424, encodes the following:
- a CDS encoding M48 family metallopeptidase — encoded protein: MKTEVLQIGSVEIEVRFKPIKNLHLSVHPPYGHVTISSPEMYDLEKVKIYAATKLGWIKKEQKKFLTQEREEPRDFITQESHYFLGTRYLLKLIPATRNKVELKGKKLLLYTIDPTNPKLNRKILYTFYRRELRKKILEYVTIYSQEMELDVPEFKIRTMKTKWGSCATDSGRLWFNIELAKKPLDCIEYIVVHEMVHLIERNHNKRFVLLMDQFFPNWQVQKKVLNELPL